From the Polaribacter huanghezhanensis genome, the window TTCAAAAACTTCTTCTAAACTATCGTTGTAAGTAGCAAACTCATCTAACTTATCTAACAATTCTGTTTTTAAATCTGCATTAATTTGTGTAGCTCTTTTTGCGATAATATTTATGGCTTCATAAATATTTTGTGTTGGAGCTTCAATAGCATCTTTATTGTACGTAATTGTTGTTACAGGTGCATTGGTTTCTTTATAATCCATTATTAACTTTTTATTAATTGTTTTTGTTCTTTCTCTAAATCGGCTAACATTTTATCAGAATCTTCTAAATATTTAGTTTTAGGAAAATTTCTTTTTAACTTTTCGTATGCTTGCACAGCTTCTTTAAGTCTTTCTTCTTTTCTTCTTGAAGTACTTCTTAACGCTAAATCGTGTGATGCTTTGAGTTTGTAATATAAGGCTTCTTCTTTAAAAGCTGATCCTAAATAATCTTCTAACAAATTATCAAATGCTTGTATAGCTGCTTGATAATTTCTTGTAGGATCATAGTCTGCCGTTGTATAATAAACTTTTGCTATTTCAAAAGCTTTCTTTTGTAATTTATAGTTTATCTCTTGATAATATGTATTTGCTTCTGGCAATCTTTTAGAATCTGGGTACGTATCTATAAATGATTGAAAGGCGTCTAATGCTTTATGAGTATCTCTAGAATCTAAACTAAATACCGGAGATGCAAGTTTATAACTGTATGCAGATAAAAAAGCTGCTTCTTCATTCTTAGAACTTTTTGGGTAATTTTGAGTAAACCTATTAAAATAATAACCTGCTAAATCGTAATTTTTTGTATTAAAATTAGATTGCGCTACCATAAATTGAATTCGCTCCATTTGTGGTTTACCTCTATAAGTAGGTGTTATCTTTTCAAACAAATCTAATGCTTTGTTGTATTTTTTTGCTTCATACATTTTTGTAGCCATCGCATATTGCTGCTCTACGGTACCTTTATTCAATACTTTTTGATACTCGCTACAAGACGCAAAGAGTAATCCTACAAAAGCAAAATATATTAAATTCTTCATTCTAAACATTTGGCAAAATTAGTGATTAATTATGGATTATTAAAACGATTTTAACACAGTAAAATTGTGAGGTGCAATTAACCATAAAAACCCTTAAATGATTCTTATAGTTTTACTAAAAGTTTGTTAATGTTAAACCTGCTGATTCGCGGTGTTTGTTATCAATTGTTTGATATCATTATCAAACAAATAAAAACCACTTTTATCGTCGCCAATTAAGTTTATTTTGTCTAAAATATTTCTTGCCAATGCTTCTTCTTCAATTTGTTCTGAAACATACCATTGTAAAAAGTTATGCGTTGCATAATCTTTTTCTTGTAAAGAAACATCTACCAAATCGTTAATGGTTTTAGAAACCATTACTTCATGATCAAATAATGTTTGAAACATGTCTTTAAAAGATCCAAATTCTGTAGGTGGAGCAGAAAGTTGAGAAACTTTTGCATGTCCGCCACGTTCATTAATAAATTTTATCAACTTTAACATGTGCTGTCTTTCTTCATCAGAATGTGCATACATAAATTTAGAAACGCCTTCGAAACCTAGATTTTCTGCCCAAGAAGCCATTGCTAAATAGACCTGCGACGATTCTGCTTCTACAGTTACTTGATTGTTTAATGCTGTTTCTATTTTACTTGTTAACATGATTATTGTATTAAAAATTCGCTACAAAATTAGCGATTTCTTTTTGGTTTTCGGTCGTAGTTTTGACTAAAGGCAAACGAACTTCGTCTGAAGTAATATTTAACTCTTTTAAAACTGTTTTTATTCCTGCCGGATTGTTTTCTGTAAAGATTAAATTGATGATTTCCATTAGTTTAAAATGAATCCCATAGGCTTCCTTGTTTTTACCTTCTAATCCTAAATTGATCAATGTAGAAAATTCTTTTGGAAATGCTTGACCAATCACAGAAATAACTCCAGAACCTCCTGCTAAAACTGTTGTTAACGCTAAATCATCATCGCCAGAAATAATTAAAAACTCTTTTGGTTTATGTTTAATTAGCTCTAAATATTGTGGAATATTTCCTGCTGCTTCTTTTACTGCAATTACATTTTCAAAATCTTTTGCCAAACGAATAATTGTTGCTGGCTCCATATTTTTAGCCGTTCTACCAGGCA encodes:
- a CDS encoding DNA-directed RNA polymerase subunit omega, producing MDYKETNAPVTTITYNKDAIEAPTQNIYEAINIIAKRATQINADLKTELLDKLDEFATYNDSLEEVFENKEQIEVSKFYEKLPKATAIAVEEWLQGKVYHRTPETE
- a CDS encoding outer membrane protein assembly factor BamD; the protein is MKNLIYFAFVGLLFASCSEYQKVLNKGTVEQQYAMATKMYEAKKYNKALDLFEKITPTYRGKPQMERIQFMVAQSNFNTKNYDLAGYYFNRFTQNYPKSSKNEEAAFLSAYSYKLASPVFSLDSRDTHKALDAFQSFIDTYPDSKRLPEANTYYQEINYKLQKKAFEIAKVYYTTADYDPTRNYQAAIQAFDNLLEDYLGSAFKEEALYYKLKASHDLALRSTSRRKEERLKEAVQAYEKLKRNFPKTKYLEDSDKMLADLEKEQKQLIKS
- a CDS encoding ferritin; its protein translation is MLTSKIETALNNQVTVEAESSQVYLAMASWAENLGFEGVSKFMYAHSDEERQHMLKLIKFINERGGHAKVSQLSAPPTEFGSFKDMFQTLFDHEVMVSKTINDLVDVSLQEKDYATHNFLQWYVSEQIEEEALARNILDKINLIGDDKSGFYLFDNDIKQLITNTANQQV
- the dapA gene encoding 4-hydroxy-tetrahydrodipicolinate synthase, giving the protein MQKFVGTGVALVTPFTSDKKVDFDALKKLVAFNIDNGIDYLVINGTTGESATITSDEKKEIIKVIAGVNNKRVPLVLGIGGNNTANVINELQTADVSQIDAILSVAPYYSKPTQEGFYQHFKAIALASPKPIILYNVPGRTAKNMEPATIIRLAKDFENVIAVKEAAGNIPQYLELIKHKPKEFLIISGDDDLALTTVLAGGSGVISVIGQAFPKEFSTLINLGLEGKNKEAYGIHFKLMEIINLIFTENNPAGIKTVLKELNITSDEVRLPLVKTTTENQKEIANFVANF